In a single window of the Paenibacillus sp. MMS20-IR301 genome:
- a CDS encoding stalk domain-containing protein, whose protein sequence is MNEVFTGNNSGEQVKGNKGLPVKRWVAASLAGVLWIMPVIGNSGPSFFHLGSAPVAQAAAASFSVSKLSEEVITSGAMMMKYKITTVRSGKSVTGLADVIRVDLNNPYVSVDVMTGKGGNLTTRQSTGGMAAETGAVAAVNGDYFNTGGEGSPIGGQVSGGVVVSTPSQLDGMYAFAVTKDRKPIIDEYSFEGMLTAEDGSQFPLSGINKGAYNPEGGSSTYSHSNAAYIYTDAWTALERPKNSSTTPTEVLVENDVVTQISLDAALPVAVPEGAYILRTHGLAAQFVKAHLAVGQKLSSAYTLRSKTTQQELDPSTLQTMIGGHTILVNNGKAAAFSRSTTSIGGYRARTALGYSEDGRYVYVIAAEKNNNSAGLSLTELQSFMTNIGVWKGINLDGGGSTTMVDRPLAETSTTLTFNTEYGTEQRSIVNGLGVYTSAPQGEVKGIKISGNSVLLIGQKASYSLKGYDTYYNPIDVAAGNPAWTSSSASVTVNAGEATAVKAGTATLKAASGSASAETKVTVLGGEDLASLTVGTATAPLLAGASVAVPVTAVAKSGAAITVPAASLKWEFIGFKGAVGDGKLTVESVDPGVTTGYAIARYDGFSTAVVLSAAVATAWEDFENTTYPFDFTTNAAGVTGTAAVVPGSAERAGSKVLSLSYDMTAGTGKMYAYAQFNGTAGKSIPATATSMSVDVMGDMSLNWLRAEVTDAGGATAYIDLAKVIDWNGWKSLNIDLSGSGIKFPASLKRLYVVNVEEGQDERAKTGTVAFDNISFVMPSLSSEAGLPKGTASMSIGAKSMTVNGTKQALDVAPIVKDGSTYVPIKYVLDAFGGNAVWDGNTKKIMVLRGSKALDLTVNKKEFLLNGKRQSAEVAPLILNGRTLVPLRLVTEQLGLTVKWEQKTKTVTIES, encoded by the coding sequence ATGAATGAAGTATTTACGGGAAACAACAGTGGTGAGCAGGTGAAGGGGAACAAGGGGCTTCCGGTTAAAAGATGGGTTGCTGCCTCACTCGCGGGTGTATTATGGATCATGCCGGTTATCGGTAACAGCGGGCCTTCCTTCTTCCATTTAGGATCTGCACCAGTAGCACAGGCTGCAGCAGCCTCCTTCTCAGTATCCAAGCTGAGCGAAGAGGTTATTACTTCAGGCGCTATGATGATGAAATATAAAATTACGACCGTACGTTCCGGCAAAAGTGTCACGGGCCTTGCTGACGTGATCCGTGTCGATCTGAATAATCCATATGTTTCTGTAGATGTAATGACCGGTAAGGGCGGTAATTTGACTACCCGGCAAAGCACAGGAGGAATGGCTGCTGAGACTGGAGCGGTAGCAGCGGTGAATGGAGACTACTTCAATACCGGCGGCGAAGGCTCGCCCATCGGTGGACAAGTATCTGGTGGCGTGGTAGTATCCACCCCTTCGCAGCTGGATGGAATGTATGCTTTTGCTGTGACCAAAGACCGTAAACCGATAATTGATGAATACAGCTTCGAAGGCATGCTGACGGCGGAGGATGGCTCACAGTTCCCGTTATCAGGCATTAATAAGGGGGCCTACAACCCCGAAGGCGGTAGCTCCACTTACAGCCATTCAAATGCAGCCTACATCTATACAGACGCCTGGACGGCGCTGGAACGGCCTAAGAACAGCTCTACAACACCGACAGAGGTGCTGGTAGAGAATGATGTTGTTACCCAGATCTCTTTGGACGCTGCCCTGCCGGTTGCAGTACCGGAAGGGGCTTATATTCTGCGGACACACGGGCTTGCAGCCCAGTTTGTAAAAGCTCATCTGGCAGTTGGTCAAAAGCTGAGCAGCGCATACACCTTACGTTCTAAAACCACACAGCAGGAGCTTGATCCGTCCACGCTGCAAACCATGATCGGGGGACATACCATCCTGGTGAATAACGGCAAGGCTGCGGCCTTCTCCCGTTCCACAACGAGCATCGGCGGTTATCGTGCCCGTACAGCTCTGGGTTATTCAGAAGACGGCCGGTATGTGTACGTGATTGCAGCAGAGAAGAACAACAATAGTGCCGGGCTGTCGCTGACAGAGCTGCAGTCATTCATGACGAATATCGGGGTGTGGAAAGGGATTAATCTGGACGGAGGCGGCTCTACAACCATGGTAGACCGTCCGCTGGCAGAGACCTCGACTACACTGACCTTTAATACTGAGTATGGCACAGAGCAGCGCAGCATCGTAAACGGGCTTGGTGTGTACACCTCTGCTCCGCAAGGTGAAGTAAAGGGAATCAAGATCAGCGGCAATTCAGTACTTCTAATCGGGCAAAAGGCTTCGTATTCGCTGAAAGGCTATGATACTTACTATAATCCAATCGATGTGGCTGCCGGTAATCCGGCCTGGACCTCCAGCAGCGCAAGTGTAACAGTGAATGCCGGGGAGGCAACAGCGGTCAAGGCCGGGACGGCCACACTGAAAGCGGCCAGCGGCTCAGCCAGTGCAGAGACTAAGGTAACTGTACTCGGCGGAGAGGATCTGGCAAGTCTGACAGTTGGCACAGCCACAGCACCGCTGCTTGCAGGAGCTTCAGTAGCTGTTCCTGTTACTGCAGTAGCAAAGAGCGGAGCGGCGATTACCGTTCCAGCCGCGTCGCTGAAATGGGAATTCATCGGCTTTAAAGGAGCTGTAGGTGACGGTAAGCTGACGGTGGAATCGGTTGATCCGGGCGTAACTACCGGGTATGCAATTGCCCGCTATGACGGCTTCAGCACGGCAGTTGTGCTCTCGGCAGCCGTGGCGACGGCATGGGAGGATTTCGAGAATACCACTTATCCGTTTGATTTCACGACCAATGCAGCTGGAGTTACGGGGACTGCAGCGGTTGTTCCGGGCAGTGCGGAACGGGCCGGCTCGAAGGTATTGTCGCTAAGCTATGATATGACGGCGGGTACGGGTAAAATGTATGCTTACGCCCAGTTCAACGGAACTGCAGGCAAGAGCATTCCGGCCACGGCAACCTCTATGTCTGTAGATGTTATGGGTGATATGAGCTTAAACTGGCTGCGTGCCGAGGTAACGGATGCCGGCGGGGCAACAGCATATATTGATCTGGCCAAGGTGATCGACTGGAACGGCTGGAAGAGCCTGAATATTGATCTGTCCGGCTCCGGGATTAAATTCCCAGCTTCCCTTAAGCGGCTGTACGTGGTAAATGTAGAAGAAGGTCAGGATGAGCGGGCCAAAACAGGCACGGTAGCCTTTGATAACATCTCCTTCGTCATGCCTTCGCTGTCCAGTGAGGCCGGATTGCCAAAAGGAACAGCATCGATGAGCATTGGAGCTAAATCGATGACGGTTAACGGAACCAAGCAGGCGCTGGATGTAGCGCCAATCGTGAAGGACGGCAGCACCTATGTACCGATTAAATACGTGCTGGACGCTTTTGGCGGCAACGCAGTCTGGGATGGGAATACCAAGAAGATTATGGTGCTCCGCGGATCCAAAGCGCTGGATCTGACGGTAAACAAGAAGGAATTCCTGCTGAACGGGAAACGCCAGAGTGCTGAAGTAGCACCGTTAATTCTGAATGGCAGGACTTTAGTACCGCTTAGACTCGTGACAGAACAGCTGGGACTCACCGTAAAATGGGAACAGAAAACGAAGACCGTAACTATCGAATCATGA